The following are encoded in a window of Dysidea avara chromosome 4, odDysAvar1.4, whole genome shotgun sequence genomic DNA:
- the LOC136253195 gene encoding uncharacterized protein, producing MTTKNSQAVRIPQRSADHPTHKHLRYVRELIAPKWYDVGLELLDEEDVKDLHVIKTNHATNSSKACEEMLELWLRKHPESTWSQLIKTLREPGIELNDVASKIEGMLVSSTEGSQLVQRFCKDSLALTVASPLTFSKDEDIELAFSRLSSAVTTAIESRHFPIIQRAAIESAKSQRFPKSHEILPIVTAAFSFQSLCTMLAQTTYWNFLDTRMLEAMVNASMIPAAQQSLKNFKETFFSMTLQEAAPYFPVIVREKPGHVVIQEILNKDPQKMTIGELHKHRFYLENELFQTGSDTCTICRIVLGSVKFIWQIHVDHVFQAYLSLSKKKSQLSPQAITYLAIPKVVWWLGLPVLWRGQEVHDRQIGPIVKLTGHVRKEPYILREELKWANLTYDNVDEMVKLLEIDNTIRQYKHKNYLWWYTLHPQFKSEFLFGTRLKSNGKLASVLYSFPICVSIGGKVLPTLHLHYTCRKFLHSEQMHNTVVGEIMRKGNVNGISQGIIVSEEPFIIKPVTVLATYCYWFSSPFRLPLPYNTPKTAGLRRMTSKDVPMAYTLTNQYVLQFEFGQIFQTEEEFSHYFLFPSVPGYIVTYVVEDPATGAITDMFGFNLDYELDKKVATAIAIIPTKTPAKQLVIDLLLCAKQEQAVKVATLQFGLEKDNFDLFVQFGAYYWHFYNYAYPEIDEEKCCLFSCC from the exons AGGACTTGCATGTCATCAAAACAAATCATGCTACAAATTCCAGTAAGGCTTGTGAGGAGATGTTGGAGTTATGGTTACGCAAGCATCCTGAGTCTACCTGGAGCCAGTTAATTAAAACACTGAGGGAACCTGGAATTGAATTAAATGATGTAGCATCTAAGATTGAAGGAATGTTAGTGTCTTCCACTGAAG GTTCACAATTAGTGCAACGATTTTGTAAAGATTCACTGGCTTTAACTGTTGCCTCACCACTTACATTTTCAAAGGATGAAGATATCGAATTAGCTTTCTCAAGACTCTCAAGTGCTGTAACAACAGCTATAGAAAGTCGTCATTTTCCAATCATACAAAGAGCTGCAATTGAGAGTGCCAAGTCTCAACGATTTCCTAAGTCACATGAAATCCTCCCCATAGTTACTGCAGCTTTTTCATTTCAATCTCTGTGCACCATGTTAGCACAAACTACATATTGGAACTTCTTGGACACGAGAATGCTGGAGGCTATGGTGAATGCTTCTATGATACCTGCTGCACAACAGTCATTGAAAAATTTCAAAGAAACATTCTTTTCTATGACTCTTCAGGAAGCAGCACCATACTTTCCAGTAATAGTGCGTGAAAAGCCTGGTCATGTTGTAATTCAGGAGATTCTTAATAAGGACCCCCAGAAAATGACCATTGGTGAATTACACAAGCATCGGTTTTATCTGGAGAATGAACTCTTCCAAACTGGTTcagacacatgtacaatttgcaGAATTGTACTTGGATCAGTGAAATTTATATGGCAGATTCATGTTGATCATGTTTTTCAGGCGTACTTATCATTGAGTAAGAAAAAATCTCAACTCTCACCACAGGCAATCACTTACTTAGCAATTCCTAAAGTTGTGTGGTGGCTGGGGCTGCCTGTTTTATGGCGTGGACAAGAAGTACATGATAGGCAGATTGGCCCTATTGTAAAATTAACAGGGCATGTGAGAAAGGAGCCATATATCTTACGTGAAGAGTTAAAATGGGCCAATCTGACGTATGACAATGTtgatgagatggtgaagctactTGAAATTGATAATACGATCAGACAGTATAAGCATAAGAACTACCTATGGTGGTACACTTTGCATCCTCAATTTAAATCAGAATTTTTATTTGGAACTAGATTAAAATCAAATGGTAAGCTAGCCTCAGTACTTTATAGCTTTCCAATTTGCGTTAGCATTGGAGGAAAAGTGTTACCCACTTTGCATTTGCATTATACTTGTAGGAAATTTCTGCACAGTGAACAAATGCACAATACAGTAGTCGGAGAAATAATGAGGAAAGGTAACGTAAATGGAATATCTCAAGGCATAATAGTCAGTGAAGAACCTTTCATTATAAAACCTGTGACTGTTCTTGCTACTTATTGTTATTGGTTCTCTAGTCCATTTCGTCTTCCTCTACCCTACAACACCCCTAAAACAGCTGGATTGAGAAGGATGACATCCAAAGATGTTCCTATGGCATACACCCTCACCAACCAGTATGTACTACAGTTTGAGTTTGGGCAAATCTTCCAAACTGAAGAAGAGTTCTCACACTATTTTCTATTTCCATCAGTGCCAGGCTATATAGTCACGTATGTTGTTGAGGACCCTGCCACTGGTGCTATAACTGATATGTTTGGGTTTAACCTGGATTATGAACTGGACAAAAAAGTAGCTACAGCCATTGCAATAATTCCTACTAAAACACCAGCAAAACAACTTGTCATTGATCTACTACTTTGTGCCAAGCAAGAACAAGCTGTTAAAGTTGCAACTCTTCAGTTTGGACTTGAAAAAGATAACTTTGATTTATTTGTACAATTTGGTGCATACTACTGGCACTTCTACAACTATGCCTATCCTGAAATTGATGAGGAAAAATGTTGTCTGTTTTCTTGTTGTTGA